In Thunnus thynnus chromosome 20, fThuThy2.1, whole genome shotgun sequence, a single window of DNA contains:
- the cmn gene encoding calymmin, with translation MLGQLLLRSAVVLSLAQTAHTGGYGPAPGVSNGQGPQPNGKKPQNGGGVGRMLIPSKGVGPVMGAQNGYGGYPTKGVGNGPAAGVSTANGGKSNGYGAAAGVTTGVGMKGYGAAAGATNGQGGKPQGGNPAVLPSGNGAKSNGYGVQAGPTNGQQMKGNGYSAQAGAYGGQGTKGNGYGAPAAVAPNGNRGHLNGYGAAAGGLGGNGAKPNGGAAAHDGFATKGNGYGATSGVPNGNGAKTNGQKATAGPSGGNGARPNGQGGAGSKPMKGYGRPPYGAGPSVGMGASRGLGVPQLARNQGTAYGSNGYNGYGTQPMGGYNGGYGNAGFALGPRFGNGGMKGPKQGYGTSAGVPNGQGAKPSGYAGARAPNGNGAVPNGYGYPNGGATRPAKPGYGGIPNGYGAKPNGYGPTRGGAMRPQPGYGNGAVPNGYGAKPNGYGAAAGAGAPKGYGAKPNGHEVRNGAALGGYGGYGGPSRGSKPPSTKGVGAVSPGEGAKSLGNGYGGPAAVPNGQPKVANTGYGMMPNGKGTKGAGASNGKGLKGEVLAPEQPSAAPEQEVAITQGIAPAAPEPTSGILVMVTQEKYQKLPPPVPQGKSYKPVPQATPEPLPVLPQGQDPTPAPEPTPEPAFMDPQGKSPKVVTSEPAPVVPQSNPAPEPAPVLPQGYVTGSAVPEQKSAEADVLLGEGGNSEGDAAPESTKPLKTKAVPETVAAKSTGSIAPEETLTVGVPEIVPEEANIRSQPEAGPDRLGVKGLPAGESGATVC, from the exons ATGTTGGGACAATTACTTCTTCGGAGTGCAGTGGTCCTTTCGCTGGCGCAGACGGCACACACAGGGG GTTATGGTCCTGCACCTGGAGTATCCAATGGACAAGGGCCACAACCTAATG GAAAGAAACCTCAGAACGGTGGAGGTGTGGGAAGAATGCTCATACCATCAAAAG GTGTGGGTCCAGTAATGGGTGCACAGAATGGATACGGTGGATACCCCACAAAAGGAGTAG GCAATGGGCCAGCAGCTGGTGTTTCAACTGCAAATGGAGGAAAATCTAACG GCTATGGTGCAGCTGCTGGTGTGACCACTGGAGTAGGGATGAAAG GCTATGGAGCAGCAGCTGGTGCAACCAATGGACAAGGTGGGAAACCACAAG GAGGTAATCCAGCAGTTTTGCCCAGTGGAAATGGAGCTAAATCTAATG GATATGGTGTTCAAGCCGGCCCGACCAATGGACAACAAATGAAAGGCAATG GTTACAGTGCTCAAGCTGGTGCATACGGTGGACAAGGAACTAAAGGCAATG GTTATGGAGCTCCTGCTGCTGTAGCACCCAACGGAAACAGAGGACATTTGAATG GTTATGGTGCAGCAGCTGGTGGTCTAGGTGGAAATGGAGCTAAACCCAATG gTGGTGCTGCTGCACATGATGGATTTGCAACCAAAGGCAACG GATATGGTGCTACATCTGGTGTACCAAATGGAAATGGGGCTAAAACCAACG GTCAAAAAGCCACAGCAGGTCCTTCTGGTGGAAATGGGGCAAGGCCCAATG GCCAGGGGGGAGCTGGAAGTAAACCCATGAAAGGATATGGCCGACCACCTTATGGGGcag GTCCAAGTGTGGGGATGGGAGCCTCCAGAGGTCTGGGAGTACCTCAGCTTGCCAGGAACCAAGGGACAG CATATGGCAGTAATGGTTATAATGGTTATGGAACTCAGCCAATGGGAG GCTACAACGGTGGTTATGGCAATGCTGGTTTTGCTCTGGGACCTCGGTTTGGAAATGGAGGAATGAAGGGACCGAAGCAAG GCTATGGTACCTCAGCTGGTGTGCCCAATGGACAAGGTGCAAAACCTAGTG GTTATGCTGGAGCCAGAGCACCTAACGGGAATGGAGCTGTGCCAAATG GTTATGGATACCCCAATGGTGGAGCCACTAGACCAGCAAAACCAG gGTATGGTGGTATTCCAAATGGATATGGTGCCAAACCCAACG GATATGGACCCACCAGAGGAGGTGCTATGAGACCACAACCAG GTTATGGAAATGGAGCTGTTCCCAATGGATATGGAGCTAAACCCAATG GCTATGGAGCTGCAGCTGGAGCCGGAGCTCCCAAAGGATACGGAGCCAAACCCAATG GTCATGAAGTTAGAAATGGTGCTGCACTTGGTGGATATGGAG GATACGGAGGGCCAAGCAGAGGTTCAAAACCTCCATCTACCAAAGGAGTTGGAGCAGTTTCCCCCGGAGAAGGTGCAAAATCACTTGGCAATG GCTATGGTGGTCCTGCTGCTGTACCAAATGGACAGCCTAAAGTAGCCAATACTG GTTACGGCATGATGCCAAATGGGAAGGGTACAAAGGGTGCAGGTGCGTCCAATGGAAAGGGCCTTAAAGGTGAAGTTCTCGCTCCCGAACAGCCGAGTGCAGCACCAGAGCAAGAGGTTGCGATTACTCAAGGCATAGCACCTGCTGCCCCGGAGCCGACCAGCGGTATCCTTGTTATGGTGACACAAGAGAAATATCAAAAACTGCCCCCACCTGTACCTCAAGGAAAAAGCTACAAACCAGTGCCTCAAGCTACGCCAGAACCATTACCAGTGTTACCTCAAGGCCAAGACCCAACGCCTGCACCTGAACCCACACCTGAACCAGCATTCATGGATCCACAGGGCAAGAGTCCAAAGGTAGTCACATCTGAACCTGCACCAGTTGTTCCCCAGAGTAACCCAGCACCAGAGCCGGCACCGGTCCTTCCTCAAG GTTATGTGACTGGAAGTGCTGTGCCTGAGCAAAAAAGTGCAGAGGCAGACGTTCTTTTGGGGGAAGGCGGCAACAGTGAAGGGGATGCTGCCCCTGAAAGCACCAAACCCCTGAAAACCAAAGCTGTTCCTGAAACAGTGGCAGCTAAAAGTACAGGGAGCATCGCCCCTGAAGAAACACTGACTGTGGGTGTACCTGAGATTGTACCTGAGGAAGCAAACATCAGGAGTCAGCCTGAGGCAGGACCCGACAGGCTTGGGGTCAAAGGTCTCCCTGCAGGGGAGAGTGGGGCAACTG TCTGTTGA